From Nitratidesulfovibrio vulgaris str. Hildenborough, a single genomic window includes:
- a CDS encoding tail assembly protein: MPRVTIVPADSLVIVDGRGLDVSLTLPGHVHAIQWDGRTGWVEHTDGTPNTPVTQAEYDALVVPALAAWESARAAADAPPPPLTLEQAKTAKLVAIRAGHDAALAGVVAISDPTPTTVAVEAALLAATDLTGLEYARQKLVARRDELLAAVAAAAAVEVLDAVVVSYPV; encoded by the coding sequence ATGCCTAGAGTGACCATCGTACCCGCCGACAGCCTCGTCATCGTGGATGGGCGGGGCCTCGACGTGAGCCTCACCCTGCCGGGGCACGTGCACGCCATCCAGTGGGACGGACGCACCGGATGGGTGGAACACACCGACGGCACACCGAACACCCCGGTGACCCAAGCCGAGTACGATGCACTGGTGGTGCCAGCCCTCGCCGCGTGGGAGTCGGCCCGTGCCGCTGCCGATGCACCGCCCCCGCCCCTGACGCTGGAACAGGCCAAGACTGCGAAGCTGGTTGCCATCCGGGCAGGGCACGATGCGGCCCTTGCCGGAGTGGTCGCCATCTCCGACCCCACCCCCACCACGGTGGCCGTGGAAGCCGCGTTGCTCGCTGCGACCGACCTCACCGGGCTTGAGTATGCCCGGCAGAAGCTGGTCGCGCGCCGGGATGAACTGCTTGCCGCCGTCGCCGCCGCAGCTGCCGTCGAGGTGCTGGATGCCGTGGTCGTGAGTTATCCGGTGTAG